TATGGGAATTGACAGATTACAACAAGATAAATAACAATGACTAATGCATAATCCACACAAACTGTTTTCCCCCTTGAAACGGTAATCATTGCAGTCTTTTCAGTAAAACCTCATTCCTTGATTTCGTGTCTATAATTGAAAAGCAAAAGGGGGATTTCATTGGCACGCTAGGCAGATAAAGCTTAAGCCAGGGTTAATTTTAAGTCAGGTTTCTTTTCCTATTGTTCAAAAGCATTTTCACAGATAATTTTCTCTGTTATTTTTGAGAGCATCCAACCATAAACTAGTTGACTGAATTTACTTTTTTGTCGCTTAGGAAGAGGTCGACGTATTATAGGCGGAAGAAAGAATGGCATTTGTTTGCAGATTTTACACTTAAAATACTTGGCGAAATAACTCATGGTGGTTTGTGGATGTGCGCCTTCGGTGCTCGAGTGCTTGGAAGGCACGTTGAAAGGTGAGcttaaattttgtaaaatttgatTCATGCCTGTAATTATTGAATCGCGAGCAACCTCACAGGAGGATGTTAATAAAGGTGTATGCACTCTCAAGAGGTCCTTCTTGACTACAACTCCACTCCAACCGGTATCTCTTAAAACGTCGACAGTCCTCTCTCCAGCTCTACCCTTTACAGCCAGCTCTTTACAACAGACATCTCAACTCCCTACAAATACCAAcgcatgaaaataaaaaaattgaagcaCCCTAAGAAATACCTATGGATGAGATTAATGTGCCTTCAGATTAGGATTCTTCTGAAACCCATATTGATGTTTCAGGGAATCCCTCAGAAAAACGCATCCATGGGGGAAGAGGGGTGGTTGGATATTAAAGTTGACAAGCATGCACTGTGAAAGGCATCCTTGGAGACTCAGGGGCATTCCGTTGGGACGTCGGGAGAAAAGGCACGACTAAAGTTTTCAAGTGCGTACCAACGTCCCCACGGACTGCCCCTGAGTCTCCGAGGCTGCTTTGATGTAATCTCTCTGAACTTGGCATGGCGCTGGTCACTACATTATCACCCTGTAGACATGCATGCAATACTAACTGAGCTAACGTCTTTTAGTTCTTAATGAAAGGATGATGGATTTGATTAGGGGTTGTAAATAACACTACTATACTGTCAGTTTATGTTTACGTTTTGTATCATTAGGAGAATCGTTATACCAGCAAGTTCTTTCGATGGGAAGGTGAAGTTCCTTGAAAAGACAAGGAAAAGTTTTGGGGGAGGCACCTTCAACATTAGTGAAGGTGCCCTTCTCGAAAGTTATTACTCCTTTTTAAAGGAGGAATATTACGAAGGAAGGCCCAGGCAGTACTATGCTGCTGAATTCATTGACTTGCAACCACATACAAGTGACTACTGGTGTCTTTCAAAGGAGGTATGTTATGTGTTGCGTTTAATACTATGTAGAATTTCCCACAACTGAAACTCCCACgcttaaaattttttttcttgttttggtgGCAAAGTGAACAGGAGATCGCGAGCTTCGCACTGGGGACTTTGAGAAATTTTAGCAATAGTTTTTACATTAACCCTGTGTGCACGTGTGTGTGACGCCACTCCCTTCTAAAAATGTGTGAAGATGTCACAACAGTCATAAACACGAACTGCATCTTTAATAAAGCTAGATGCTATTTGGTTTAGACTATGTATAAAGTGACTGCATCTTTGCTAATTATAGATGAAACAGAAGCATCAGCTGTAATAGCGATATTTTACCATTTCTGTGAAGAATCCTTGTTCATGtttgatttgtttgttgttgtgttAGATTCATCTGGAAAATGGTGTCATACGACCCAAAGAAACACAGCACTTCCTTTTTTCGAGTGAAGCATTGGAAATGTAAGAAAGTTCACATTAACCATACTCTTTTGGAAGACCAGAAGCACTGCCTTCATGTTTGTAAAAGGTCAGATAAATGACTTATGCATGGACACAAAATAGTAGgcatatttattattattattctttcaaAAATGCATTAATAATCATGTCCacaacagcctatcaaaacaccgataaaacgtcacgtttATGAGTTTGTATaccaatattcacctctcacaatttgaactaatgttttgagtccagagtgACACGccctttgtggaatgtttttgaaaccGTTAAAAAAACtagcagcacgtgttttatcggatctaaaaacactcggctataccttgtgtttttaaaccccgataaaacactgctgcccaTTTTTTAAACATTCCATACagaccaatgaaataccaagtgagcttttgcACGAAAACATGATAAACAGGTTATTTTCAtatgtgaaaagatcactgtttctatggttgCAAATCAAAATGGtacctttcgatgcctttcgtgaaacaATTTAGTATTTAATTCTGGAGGTTGGTGAATGTTAGGATTGTACAGTTAATCATTGATACATATACATTGACCTTAGCAATTTTTGAGTCCGTAATAGCTGTTTTGTACTTTCATATAATAAAGTCCTGCCACCATTTGCATTGTAACAGGTTTATCGAGGCTTCTACTGTTTTTGGAGTCAACGAAAGTTCAGTTAAACTGGCCACAGGTTTTATGTTACTGAGAATTCTGAGAATAAATGATGAAGAATCGTGGAGTAAGTATGACCAACATACATTATATGCAATTGTAGGCAATTTGTGATCTAttgttttttgtatttttcatttgtttcctgCATCTTCATAAGCATACATGCATTGCCATAcccaaaaaacaaaaggaaaaaataatctGACATAAGAAATTACCTAAAACATGCACTACAGGTCAAAATTTAATTGAggataataattttaaacctaGCAAGGTTGAGTGTCAATAAGTTAATTAACTAGGAAATCAAACTTGACCTGTAACATATACATTGTTCATATTTTAATTAAAGTGCCCAGCCATGAGAAGTGTGTTGATTACGTATGAACAGCAGTTCTTTTGATAGAGAGGTACTGACTAATTTTGTCCTAATCCTCAGATTAACTGTTGCAAATGACTCTTCTGTAAGTTTTGCATGGTGACCAAGTCCTCTTGGGAAGGaccaaaaaatataaatgtGCAACCTCCGTGAAAAGGACAATTTAAGGCAACAACACGATTGGAGTCTGCAGTCaatttcaatgttgactgttagtcttttattcttattcttttGCAGACGAAAGTTCAATTGGTCTTCTTCATTCTTCAATCGTAGAACGAAATGTTGGCAAGTCCCTAACATTGGACTTGCTAGCCAAAGGTCACGGCGTAGCCACCCGCAAAAACCCAACCATGCTTGTAGGCGGTAATCAAAATCAATGTGGAGCATCAGTGTAAATTATAATTACTGTAATGACTTAATAAATGACAAAGGGGTCAATTCAATCAAATCAAACGATCAATTAAGCTTTGTTATGGTATCACTTCATTAAAATGTTCCTCCAGTGAGCCGTTTACATAACACAACTTTCAGGGAAACTACACAAATGCTACAATGTATCCAAATTTTAAGGAAATCAAAGCTATAATTAATTACACACAAAGATTAGTCAACCTTAAAATGTACATgacataaacaaaataaattaaattctaTCTCAACTCCCTCAAGGCAATCCCTTGTTCAGAACAAAGACAGGGCAGACTTGAAAGAGGTGACATTTAATCCGTCTTTAAGCACATTTTCTAGGCCATTCCACACGACTGCCCCCCTGTAGCTAAAACCCTGCTTAGCAGCTTCAGTACGGGGCCTTGGTACAAAAACATTGTTCGAGGCACCACGCATGTTGTAAGAATGAACCCCGGAGATTGGTTTAAACACGGTATTTAAACTCTCAGGGTAGAGGTTATTCAGAGATTTAAAAACACTTATTGCGAGCTGTTTTGAGCGTCTCTGCTCGAGGGTATCCCATCTCAAGCCTTGGAGGATATCCGCAGATCTTCCATTATAATCACTAAAGGTTATATTA
The sequence above is a segment of the Montipora foliosa isolate CH-2021 chromosome 2, ASM3666993v2, whole genome shotgun sequence genome. Coding sequences within it:
- the LOC137991596 gene encoding LOW QUALITY PROTEIN: uncharacterized protein (The sequence of the model RefSeq protein was modified relative to this genomic sequence to represent the inferred CDS: deleted 1 base in 1 codon; substituted 1 base at 1 genomic stop codon), whose protein sequence is MADEDVIEQLSRETLLFSRHIQAPDDKNSPRKRSTYYRRKKEWHLFADFTLKILGEITHGGLWMCAFGARVLGRHVERRIVIPASSFDGKVKFLEKTRKSFGGGTFNISEGALLESYYSFLKEEYYEGRPRQYYAAEFIDLQPHTSDYWCLSKEIHLENGVIRPKETQHFLFSSEALEMXEVHINHTLLEDQKHCLHVCKRFIEASTVFGVNESSVKLATGFMLLRILRINDEESWNESSIGLLHSSIVERNVGKSLTLDLLAKGHGVATRKNPTMLVGGNQNQCGASV